The Penaeus chinensis breed Huanghai No. 1 chromosome 21, ASM1920278v2, whole genome shotgun sequence genome has a window encoding:
- the LOC125036593 gene encoding cytokine receptor-like: MRPLSYANLLEVSLLVLALRALSLDTSCTKGETSCNYTAMSLDALSLVSNTVQSPVLSSDMGSSTQRPWLISTSTTPGRTYECYEGSSQYTGLVILPAGELTAEVGKPYNVTCLIDPKLGLQAEDVDFTWNGSPIQETEIDDNRIDATISSTEQGKYNLVCQGGEKVCWRSLRVGYPPLDVENLICISRNWQDLECSWTIPENAAHPASEDYRPYFTDGSHGDKSCDQPYGCQPQDAPECCIWTNATYSPAAKDIQIYFVTQNPLGSATFRHNFSNFAIVLPNPPEKVTAEEKTPLGIQVTWQTPFPLREFPPGLVYRIDHRVSDVQAPPFSAKVGKYSNSSSWEEEVAVAYPGVAYEFEVRLRSGGRPPAAPDQWEDGWSSAVARAAVETRPLAPWTTPEVGLGTYQVKVEELVVMWRPLPRLLHNGPGLRYVVVCADLSNSSIANQTVTEPSATFTNLYPDRPYRVTIQAQNDLGPSNVTSEVVVGTELPAAPRLPVVVYHQEQDHYELRWREEEGLSYTVYVCTNQSQREEPCQGDLSWINVGNVSAVNVTLQEMNVTLTTPKVHFALSAETADDVSSGMAWDSCFAPEHYNTLRTPPSIQATNPKSDSVEVLWTIGCYGRAGIIEELEAICYQDSDLTQCTEDEPCTTSQKDVDSGRVVFENLQPSTNYTVRLRLLYRSGLSEWSVPMPFTTEDPQPPPSLPPWLIATVASGSILVLVVGAVGGRFVVRKIIKTHKNLSRPIVLPQEQSSEEEDMPKPQPSDYQRKNITSILKSLANGKYPQDEDLVAIDSYEDLSRINKTKVDVMSNGGVLKQTEHSTADNIQDVAVPDSSNHAYVRLSGYLEDFVPETESNRGHDGLHAHDKQAANETGAVTSGYVLVNDPSFNQHVKPISSQASSEDEEAKADHPLATGSSGYVQCSVTSEHTIVEMQDTRFVPPLGNAQSTQPRQDRDTEL, from the exons ATGAGGCCCTTGTCTTACGCCAACCTCCTCGAAGTCAGCCTCCTCGTCTTGGCCCTCCGCGCTCTCTCCCTCGATACGTCATGCACAAAAGGAGAGACGTCATGCAATTACACGGCCATGAGTCTGGACGCCCTCTCTTTGGTAAGCAACACTGTCCAGTCTCCTGTGCTCAGCAGTGACATGGGCAGTTCAACGCAGCGCCCCTGGCTCATCAGTACCTCCACCACACCCGGCAGGACCTACGAATGTTATGAAGGAAGCTCCCAATACACCGGCTTAG TGATTCTTCCGGCTGGCGAGCTCACGGCCGAAGTCGGGAAACCGTACAACGTGACCTGTCTGATAGATCCGAAACTAGGTCTGCAGGCTGAGGATGTGGATTTCACGTGGAATGGCTCACCTATTCAGGAG ACGGAAATCGACGACAACCGCATCGACGCCACCATCTCTTCGACAGAGCAAGGGAAGTACAACTTGGTGTGCCAGGGCGGTGAGAAGGTCTGTTGGAGAAGTTTACGTGTGGGCT ACCCACCCCTTGATGTGGAGAATCTAATTTGCATCTCGAGGAACTGGCAAGATCTTGAGTGCAGTTGGACGATTCCTGAAAACGCTGCCCATCCCGCCTCGGAAGACTACCGGCCGTACTTCACAGACGGGTCGCATGGCGATAA ATCCTGCGACCAGCCCTACGGGTGTCAGCCACAAGACGCCCCCGAATGCTGTATTTGGACGAACGCCACGTATTCTCCGGCGGCGAAGGATATCCAGATATATTTTGTCACGCAGAATCCTCTGGGATCCGCTACCTTCAGACACAACTTTAGCAATTTCGCAATAG TGTTGCCAAATCCCCCTGAGAAAGTGACAGCCGAGGAGAAGACTCCCCTGGGGATCCAAGTGACGTGGCAAACACCCTTCCCCCTGAGGGAATTTCCACCGGGGCTGGTCTATCGCATAGATCACAGGGTGTCGGATGTCCAAGCGCCCCCCTTTTCG GCAAAGGTGGGCAagtacagcaacagcagcagttggGAGGAGGAGGTCGCCGTCGCGTACCCGGGGGTCGCCTACGAGTTCGAGGTGAGGCTTCGCTCGGGCGGCCGCCCCCCCGCCGCGCCTGACCAGTGGGAGGACGGCTGGTCTTCCGCCGTCGCCCGCGCCGCCGTCGAAACGCGCCCGCTCG CACCCTGGACGACCCCTGAAGTGGGACTCGGGACGTATCAGGTCAAGGTAGAGGAGCTGGTGGTGATGTGGCGCCCTCTGCCCCGCCTCCTGCACAACGGTCCTGGCCTGCGCTATGTGGTCGTCTGTGCTGATCTAAG CAACAGCAGTATAGCAAACCAAACTGTGACAGAGCCAAGTGCGACCTTCACTAATCTATATCCAGATCGGCCATACAG GGTGACGATCCAGGCCCAGAACGACCTGGGTCCCAGTAACGTGACGTCAGAGGTGGTCGTCGGGACGGAATTGCCAGCCGCCCCCCGCCTGCCGGTGGTCGTCTACCACCAGGAACAAGATCACTATGAACTCAG GTGGCGTGAGGAGGAAGGCCTTTCCTACACTGTGTATGTTTGCACAAACCAAAGCCAGCGCGAAGAACCTTGCCAG ggCGATCTGAGCTGGATAAACGTAGGGAACGTGTCAGCCGTGAACGTGACTCTGCAGGAGATGAACGTCACCCTGACCACGCCCAAGGTTCACTTCGCGCTGTCAGCCGAGACCGCGGACGACGTGTCCAGTGGCATGGCCTGGGACAGCTGCTTCGCCCCGGAACACTATAACACGCTGCGAACTCCGCCTTCCATACAGGCAACAAATCC GAAATCAGACAGCGTAGAAGTGCTGTGGACGATCGGGTGTTACGGCCGCGCAGGAATCATTGAGGAACTGGAGGCTATTTGTTATCAAGATTCTGATTTAACTCAGTGTACAG AGGACGAGCCCTGCACAACGAGCCAGAAGGACGTCGACTCAGGAAGGGTGGTCTTTGAGAACCTTCAGCCCTCAACAAACTACACAGTCCGCCTCCGTCTCCTCTACCGCAGTGGGCTCTCAGAGTGGTCGGTTCCTATGCCTTTCACCACTGAAGATCCTCAAC cccccccgtccctcccgccCTGGCTCATTGCAACGGTCGCCAGCGGAAGCATCCTGGTGCTGGTCGTGGGGGCCGTGGGTGGCAGGTTCGTCGTCAG AAAAATTATCAAGACTCACAAGAATTTGTCCCGGCCTATCGTGCTGCCTCAAGAGCAAAGTAGTGAG GAGGAAGACATGCCTAAACCACAGCCTTCAGATTACCAGAGGAAGAATATTACTTCAATTCTCAA ATCTTTAGCGAATGGGAAATATCCTCAAGATGAAGACCTAGTTGCTATCGATAGCTACGAAGACCTCTCCAGAATTAACAAGACGAAGGTGGATGTTATGAGTAATGGCGGAGTGTTAAAGCAGACTGAACACAGTACAGCTGATAACATACAAGATGTAGCAGTGCCAGACTCCTCAAATCACGCATATGTGAGACTCTCGGGCTACTTAGAAGATTTTGTTCCGGAGACCGAATCCAACAGAGGGCATGATGGTTTACATGCGCATGACAAGCAAGCTGCGAATGAAACTGGAGCAGTGACGAGTGGGTACGTACTCGTGAACGACCCATCATTTAACCAACACGTGAAACCGATTTCGTCCCAAGCTTCTAGTGAGGACGAGGAAGCGAAGGCAGACCATCCCTTGGCGACCGGTAGCAGTGGATACGTGCAGTGCTCTGTGACATCGGAACACACTATTGTGGAAATGCAAGACACCCGCTTTGTTCCTCCTTTGGGAAATGCTCAGTCCACTCAGCCCCGACAAGACAGAGATACGGAACTCTGA